A window of Marinitoga litoralis genomic DNA:
GCATTTGGTATATCAATGCCATTTTCTACAATTGTTGTTGAAATTAAGACGTCAATCTCTCCATTATAGAATAATTTTATTATTTTAGATAAATAACGTTTTGGCATTCTACCATGAACTGCAACGGTATTTACTTCAGGAACAATATTCCTTACTTGATCTTCTATTTCTTCTAAATCATTTATTCTATTATGTACATATAATATTTGTCCTCCTCTAGCCTTCTCTCTTAAAATAGCAGTTCTTATTATTTTATCAGAGTATTTATGTACAAAAGTTTCTACAGGAATTCTTCCAAAAGGAGGAGTAGCTATAACAGACATATCTCTCAACCCAGTTAATGAAAAGTATAATGTTCTTGGAATTGGAGTTGCACTCATTGTAAGAACATTAATACCATGAGATAATTCTTTTAGTTTTTCTTTTTGGAAAACACCAAATCTTTGTTCTTCATCAACAACTAATAATCCCAGTTTTTTAAATTTTATATTTTTATTTAATAGAGCATGAGTTCCAATTATTACGTCCAATTTTCCGGAATTAATTTTTTCTATAATTATATCTTTCTCTTTTGGAGTTTTAAATCTATCTATTAATTCTACAGTAATTCCTATTTCATCAAACCTATCCTTTACATTATCAAAATATTGTTGGGCTAAAATAGTTGTTGGCACTAATATAGCGGCTTGATACCCTGAACTAACAGTTCTAACAACAGCTCTAAGTGCAACTTCTGTTTTACCAAAGCCTGCATCTCCAGCAATTAATCTGTCCATAGGTTTTGTAGAAGATAAATCATTTAACACTTCTTCTATAGCTTTTTCTTGATCAGGAGTTTCAATATATTCAAAAGTTTTCCTAAATTTCTCTTCAATTTCTTCATCACCATTCAAAGAAATGCCTGAAATATGTTCTCTTAAAGCATATAACTGAATTAATTCTTTTATTTTGCTTTGAATATTTTCTTTAACTTTTTTCTTTCTTTTTTGCCAAGAAGACGATCCAATTTTATCTAATTTTACTAAATCATAATCACCAACATATTTTGTTATTTTATCTATTCTATCTATGGGTAAAAAAACTTTTGCATTATTTTCATATTCAATTTTAATTAATTCTTTTTCACCAAAATGAGTTTTAACTTTTTCTAATCCTTTATATATACCTATACCATAATCTTCATGCACCACTAAATCATTTATCTCTAAATCTTCCCATTCAAAAACGGGCAAATCTTCTACCTTTTTTTTAGTAATAACTTTTTTTACGAAGAAATTTTGTTTATTTACCTCTATGGATTTATATTTAATATTTTCAATACTTTTTCCACTATATAATTTATATAATTCTTTGTGAGTAGAAGAAAATATAAACTCTAAATTTTCTCTTTCCCTTTCTGAATAAGATTTTAAAGTTTCTTCCTCATTAATTACAAAAATATCATAATCGTCAATATAATCTAATATAGTATTTTTTTCATTATATAATATAGCAGGTAAAGTATCAAAAGAATTTATATCTATATTAAAATCTTTGATGTTATTGTTTTTTAAAAAAGTTTCTAAATTTACATATAAATTATTTTCGTATTTAAACATAAATTCTGACCCAGGAACAAAAACAAACTCATCGATGTTGTTAATACTTTTTTGTGATAATGAATCAAAAAAAGTTATTCTTGTTATTTCATCATCAAAAAGTTCTATTCTTATAGGATATTCATATATTGGTATATAAATATCTTTAACAAAACCTTTTTGTGAGAATTCAGATGTTTCATATACATTCCAAACCTTATTATATCCATATAGAAAAGGATTAATATTAAAATCATTTGATAAAGTGAATTTAAAAACATTATCTTTAAAAATATTTTTTGGAATTGTATATCTAGTTAATGCATGGAATGTAGTAAAAATAATAGAATTATTATTTTTTATTAAATTGTATAATGTTTTAATTCTGTGGGCTTTTATTTTATTAGATACTTTTATTGATTCAAAGGGAAAAACATCATAGTTGGGGAAATATAATATATTTTCATCAATTAAATTTTCTATATTCCAAGATTCTGGAAAAATTACAATTTTATGCTTTTTCTTAGATTTTTCTATTATGTTTAGAATTTCTTTAATAGCAATCACCTCTACAAAAAAAATACGGACATAAGTCCGTTATATTCTAATATCTAAAGAATGGCCTCTGTAGTCATCAATGACTATTTTTTCCTTTTTCTTTTCTTTATTCTTTTTACGTTGTTCAGATGAATTTCTTTGTTGATTATCATTGATATTAGAAGTTTCAGCCTTTTCTTTAGTATTATTTACTTGAGTATTGGCTTCTTCATTCCTTTTAATATGTTCTTCCATATTTGTGCTTTTTGATGCAATCAAAGCATTATTTAAATTTTGTATATTATTAGAGGTTTCAACATTAGTAATATAAGAAATAGTGAAATTAATAGGATCTGGCATTTTAATCACCGCCTAATAATTTCTTCAATTTTGTAATAATTGAAGAATGAATTTGCGAAATTCTTGATTCAGAAATATCAAGAATTTTACCAATTTCCTTAAAGGTTAATTCTTTTTCATAATATAATGAAAGAATTAATTGCTCCCGCTCATTAAGACTTGATATGGCTTTTATAAGTTCATTTTTTAATAATTCTTTATATGCTAAAATTTCAGGATCATTTTCATCATTAATAGAAGCAACATTCATTTCATTATTCGATAATAAGTATGAATCTAAACTTAGTATTTGACTTCTATGAAGTTCTGCTTTTAATTTTTTTACATCATCTATTGAAATTTCTAATTTTTCGGAAATTTCTTCATCACTAATATTATCGTCTAAACCTTGTTCATCTATAATTTCTTCCATTTTTTTAATTTTATGTCTTAAATCTTTAGGTAACCAATCTATTTTACGTAGATAATCTAGCATGGCACCTTTTATTCTTTTTACAGCAAAAGAGTAAAAGGTGACACCTTTTGAAGGATCATATTTATCTAAAGATTGCATCAAACCGATTATCCCTTCCTGTATCAAATCGTCTAATTCTACATTTTTAGGAAGAGTTGATAATAAGTTTAAAGCAATATATTTTATTTTTGGTAAAAAATTTTTTATTATATCATCTTTATTTATATTTTTTCTCATTATTTATTTATCACTACCTTTATTGTAGTATTTAATATTATTACAACAGCTATACTTATTATTGATCTTAATAGAGAAGTAATAAAAAAGTTTTTTGAAATAAATAAATTAATTAATAAAAATATTAAAAAAAGAGAAAAATATAAAATTATCTCAATATTTGAAAATTTCAACTTTTTCACCACCACCAACCTTTTTCACCATAACTTCACCATTTTCTAAATTAAATTCAATACTTCGTGCTCTATTTCCTCCAGTATCTTCAGCAATAATTTTAATTCCCAATTTATTTAATTGTTCTTTTACAGATATAATATTTTTATAACCTACATCCATAGATG
This region includes:
- a CDS encoding DEAD/DEAH box helicase, whose amino-acid sequence is MIAIKEILNIIEKSKKKHKIVIFPESWNIENLIDENILYFPNYDVFPFESIKVSNKIKAHRIKTLYNLIKNNNSIIFTTFHALTRYTIPKNIFKDNVFKFTLSNDFNINPFLYGYNKVWNVYETSEFSQKGFVKDIYIPIYEYPIRIELFDDEITRITFFDSLSQKSINNIDEFVFVPGSEFMFKYENNLYVNLETFLKNNNIKDFNIDINSFDTLPAILYNEKNTILDYIDDYDIFVINEEETLKSYSERERENLEFIFSSTHKELYKLYSGKSIENIKYKSIEVNKQNFFVKKVITKKKVEDLPVFEWEDLEINDLVVHEDYGIGIYKGLEKVKTHFGEKELIKIEYENNAKVFLPIDRIDKITKYVGDYDLVKLDKIGSSSWQKRKKKVKENIQSKIKELIQLYALREHISGISLNGDEEIEEKFRKTFEYIETPDQEKAIEEVLNDLSSTKPMDRLIAGDAGFGKTEVALRAVVRTVSSGYQAAILVPTTILAQQYFDNVKDRFDEIGITVELIDRFKTPKEKDIIIEKINSGKLDVIIGTHALLNKNIKFKKLGLLVVDEEQRFGVFQKEKLKELSHGINVLTMSATPIPRTLYFSLTGLRDMSVIATPPFGRIPVETFVHKYSDKIIRTAILREKARGGQILYVHNRINDLEEIEDQVRNIVPEVNTVAVHGRMPKRYLSKIIKLFYNGEIDVLISTTIVENGIDIPNANTLIVDDAERYGISQLYQLRGRVGRSNKRAFAYFLYKSKPKAETMKKLEAIKSISGPGSGLKLAMQDLEIRGFGDLLGVDQKGHINNVGLHMYKEILNRTIAEYYSKEFEISEIKEKIDLDIKGIQLPIIIPENYIENPIERMRIYRTIANENKVENIDIIKKDIEDRFGKIPEELENLLNYTKLRIVAYYKGAKKIEIYDNSLIIEYNKQLDIDIKSLKKYSKRFNHFSEENKLVIYSIDPEKTLFNLFK
- a CDS encoding FliA/WhiG family RNA polymerase sigma factor, which encodes MRKNINKDDIIKNFLPKIKYIALNLLSTLPKNVELDDLIQEGIIGLMQSLDKYDPSKGVTFYSFAVKRIKGAMLDYLRKIDWLPKDLRHKIKKMEEIIDEQGLDDNISDEEISEKLEISIDDVKKLKAELHRSQILSLDSYLLSNNEMNVASINDENDPEILAYKELLKNELIKAISSLNEREQLILSLYYEKELTFKEIGKILDISESRISQIHSSIITKLKKLLGGD